In Leptospira ellinghausenii, the following proteins share a genomic window:
- a CDS encoding slr1659 superfamily regulator, with protein sequence MEIKDLDYNIQYDEATKTVKFTGSIRLQNLPAYEPIKLFLRDVAKQCQGALLTMDFRELQFVNSSGITTLSMFIIDSRKSATYQIKIQGSLNVSWQSKSLSNFKKLWDQVVLEIS encoded by the coding sequence ATGGAAATCAAAGACTTAGATTACAATATTCAATACGACGAAGCCACTAAGACTGTCAAATTCACTGGATCCATCCGCTTGCAGAACTTACCCGCTTATGAACCTATCAAATTATTTTTAAGAGATGTTGCCAAACAATGCCAAGGGGCACTTCTCACGATGGACTTTCGTGAACTACAATTTGTGAACAGTTCGGGGATCACTACCCTTTCCATGTTCATTATTGATTCTAGAAAAAGTGCAACTTACCAAATCAAAATCCAAGGATCTCTCAACGTTTCTTGGCAGTCAAAATCTCTCTCTAACTTCAAAAAACTTTGGGACCAAGTGGTTTTGGAAATTTCCTAA
- a CDS encoding class I SAM-dependent methyltransferase — translation MLEPYLDSIEYEKEVGTALDAGAGPGVLTSFLMKKNPNLKWSACDISEDMVQYCKLVYPKVDWKVSDVRSLDYPDNHFDFIFNSMVLIHIKEPEKALKEFYRVLKPGGKVLIHCPNDKTFTGPQVLLDMVAKHATIHPADRFVMEKIPGMMESLGFQLKHRTDFIASNDGNDDKPTVEYPKIHLGMMTGWSMMSFMGHPDGMQDLYSKLQSEYMSNRVKFTIKLETHLYQK, via the coding sequence TTGCTTGAGCCATATTTAGATTCCATCGAATACGAAAAAGAAGTGGGTACGGCTCTGGATGCAGGAGCGGGTCCAGGGGTACTCACCAGTTTTCTCATGAAGAAAAATCCAAACCTCAAATGGTCTGCTTGTGACATCTCCGAAGATATGGTTCAATATTGTAAATTGGTGTATCCAAAAGTAGACTGGAAGGTCTCTGATGTTCGCTCGTTGGATTACCCGGACAATCATTTTGATTTTATTTTTAATTCGATGGTTCTCATCCACATAAAAGAACCTGAAAAGGCACTAAAGGAATTCTACCGAGTGTTAAAACCTGGCGGAAAGGTTCTGATCCATTGTCCGAATGACAAAACCTTCACAGGCCCACAGGTCCTTTTGGATATGGTTGCCAAACATGCTACCATCCACCCTGCTGACAGGTTTGTGATGGAAAAAATTCCGGGAATGATGGAATCTTTGGGATTCCAATTGAAACATCGAACAGACTTCATCGCATCCAATGATGGTAATGATGACAAACCGACAGTCGAATACCCAAAAATTCATTTGGGCATGATGACAGGATGGTCTATGATGTCTTTTATGGGACATCCAGATGGGATGCAGGATTTATATTCCAAATTACAATCCGAATACATGTCCAATCGTGTGAAATTCACGATCAAATTAGAAACACATTTGTACCAAAAATAA
- a CDS encoding GNAT family N-acetyltransferase — protein MSHIKVHLATTEEDRNKIYHLRYDIYVQEMNRVQEYADHTTKMIKEPFDETGHLFLAETEEGEIIGTVRINFRRDGSLECEDLYEMDLFRPFYPDKVSMSTKLMVKREYRHTAAASMLCMKIYEHARENGIVIDFIDTNPHLVRLYNQVGYRMYKKNIHHPEYGIVIPMVFLLDDNEYLKQIHSPFLRLAKRFPAGTELAHLFETKFPEYKDIRPLFSMEGDEVWQNIVHDMMLPPSQFLSFLRGFTEEESKKLLSMLDLIDYEDGDVVFHQNQESQGLFCVLDGSVEVVVTREDGIRSTISILNQGEIFGELGFVAKSNRNADIIVRDHAKLLILTPNEFQKLEIQSPTLAVKLLTNLFVILAQRFNEMSRRMLEFRRLYEMGGNSR, from the coding sequence ATGAGTCATATCAAAGTCCATTTAGCAACAACGGAAGAAGATCGTAATAAAATTTACCACCTCCGCTACGACATATATGTTCAAGAAATGAACAGGGTCCAGGAATATGCGGACCATACCACCAAAATGATCAAAGAACCGTTTGATGAAACGGGCCATCTTTTCCTCGCTGAAACGGAAGAGGGTGAGATCATCGGCACCGTTCGTATCAACTTTCGACGAGATGGAAGTTTGGAATGCGAAGACTTATATGAAATGGATCTTTTCCGCCCCTTTTACCCAGACAAAGTATCCATGTCGACCAAACTGATGGTCAAACGCGAATACCGTCATACAGCTGCCGCGAGTATGCTGTGTATGAAGATTTATGAACATGCGAGGGAAAATGGGATCGTCATCGATTTTATTGATACCAATCCACATTTGGTGCGGTTGTACAACCAAGTTGGATACCGGATGTACAAAAAAAACATCCACCACCCTGAATATGGCATTGTGATTCCCATGGTATTCTTGTTAGACGACAATGAATACTTAAAACAAATTCATTCACCATTCCTTCGTTTGGCGAAGAGATTCCCAGCTGGAACCGAACTTGCTCATTTGTTTGAAACCAAGTTCCCTGAATACAAAGACATTCGGCCTCTCTTCTCAATGGAAGGAGATGAGGTTTGGCAAAATATCGTTCATGATATGATGCTTCCTCCGAGCCAGTTTCTCTCGTTTTTACGAGGGTTTACGGAGGAAGAATCTAAAAAACTTCTCTCAATGCTCGATCTCATTGATTACGAAGATGGTGATGTTGTGTTCCACCAAAACCAAGAAAGCCAAGGTTTGTTTTGTGTATTGGATGGAAGTGTGGAAGTTGTGGTGACAAGGGAAGATGGAATTCGATCTACCATTTCCATCTTAAACCAAGGTGAGATTTTTGGGGAACTTGGTTTTGTAGCGAAGTCCAATCGAAATGCTGATATCATTGTAAGAGATCATGCGAAACTTCTCATCCTCACACCCAATGAATTTCAAAAATTAGAAATCCAAAGTCCTACGTTAGCGGTAAAATTATTGACCAACCTGTTTGTGATTTTAGCGCAAAGATTTAACGAAATGTCCCGCCGCATGCTCGAATTTAGAAGGTTGTACGAGATGGGCGGTAATTCGAGGTAA
- a CDS encoding lysophospholipid acyltransferase family protein yields MFYYVGRSIGFVLMWIVVKPMRFKYGNKKVEIQNDFILRQLNGKSMILISNHIKPRNKFLKIITMPYDAFVIRGVLKRYGIYTTALTSYDSGMGNKGRKSKWLKRKEQIVKGIVKSIDLIPLNRNESDPVTIKDFQRRIKKGNLGIGIFPEGSWYRGFRKSRKLFPGMVVLSKRYNLPIVPLYLDAYNLNKPIRLTVGNPVWQVNDNNETMGFIKTELIRLNQVGKNQIIQTEVDHNSLDSDEEGMEVSPSIS; encoded by the coding sequence ATGTTTTATTATGTCGGAAGGTCTATTGGTTTTGTATTGATGTGGATTGTGGTGAAACCCATGAGATTCAAATACGGAAACAAAAAAGTAGAAATTCAGAACGACTTCATTTTACGCCAGTTAAATGGCAAATCTATGATTCTGATTTCAAATCATATCAAACCGCGAAATAAATTTTTAAAAATAATTACAATGCCTTATGATGCATTTGTCATTCGTGGAGTTCTCAAACGATATGGAATTTATACAACTGCGTTAACAAGTTATGATTCAGGAATGGGCAATAAAGGCAGAAAGTCAAAATGGCTTAAACGAAAAGAACAAATTGTCAAAGGGATTGTTAAATCAATCGACTTGATTCCCTTAAACCGAAATGAATCGGACCCTGTGACAATCAAAGATTTCCAGAGAAGGATTAAAAAAGGGAATTTGGGGATTGGAATTTTTCCAGAAGGATCTTGGTACCGAGGGTTTCGTAAATCTCGAAAATTATTTCCTGGAATGGTTGTACTGAGTAAACGTTATAATTTGCCTATTGTACCTTTGTATTTAGATGCATACAATTTAAACAAACCAATTCGGTTAACAGTTGGAAATCCTGTCTGGCAAGTGAATGACAATAATGAAACAATGGGATTTATCAAAACGGAACTGATAAGACTCAACCAAGTTGGAAAAAATCAAATCATTCAAACAGAAGTCGACCATAATAGTTTGGACTCTGATGAAGAAGGGATGGAAGTATCACCTAGCATTAGCTAG
- a CDS encoding LIC_13355 family lipoprotein gives MKTKLIHFLLIFSCLWIFHCKPSPSSSEETLAALIPLLGASANASVCPKSTLPSDIFLANTVVSASANVSGFSDPKKAINGVCGAGELAGSLDVYALETTGAGASMVLSWGGRTVKNVPDSIDFIIYDNSFRISGDTNTYAMDPSVIQVSRDGSIYCGFNPSYTAGNINLLTSWTKFGGLRPVYYNMTTNPLSNEDLFSDAGGGFLLGGGDGFDLDNLDPNDPNDVSCDTTAANDIKTNGFKFVKITSASNVVNPATSTNFPWPPGSYNGSDIDGVVAREVQ, from the coding sequence ATGAAAACAAAACTAATTCATTTCCTCCTCATTTTCTCCTGTTTGTGGATTTTCCATTGCAAACCGTCTCCTTCCTCATCGGAGGAAACTCTTGCGGCACTCATTCCTTTACTTGGTGCAAGTGCCAATGCTTCTGTTTGTCCTAAATCAACACTCCCTTCCGACATATTCCTTGCGAATACTGTTGTCAGTGCCTCAGCCAATGTCTCTGGATTTTCTGATCCGAAAAAAGCCATCAATGGAGTTTGTGGTGCTGGTGAACTTGCGGGATCACTCGATGTTTATGCTTTGGAGACCACTGGAGCCGGCGCTTCAATGGTCCTCAGTTGGGGTGGCAGAACTGTCAAAAATGTCCCAGATTCCATTGATTTTATTATCTATGATAATAGTTTTCGCATTTCGGGAGATACCAATACCTATGCTATGGATCCTTCTGTGATCCAAGTCTCCCGAGATGGATCCATCTATTGTGGTTTTAATCCGAGTTATACGGCTGGAAATATCAATTTATTAACCAGCTGGACAAAGTTTGGTGGCCTAAGACCCGTTTATTACAATATGACCACCAATCCCTTGTCAAACGAGGATTTATTCAGTGATGCTGGAGGTGGCTTTTTATTGGGTGGCGGGGATGGATTTGATTTGGATAATTTAGATCCAAATGATCCAAACGATGTGAGTTGTGACACAACTGCTGCCAATGATATCAAAACGAATGGATTTAAATTCGTAAAAATCACATCGGCAAGTAATGTCGTCAACCCAGCAACCAGTACCAATTTCCCTTGGCCACCAGGCAGTTATAATGGAAGTGATATCGATGGAGTAGTTGCACGCGAAGTCCAATAA
- a CDS encoding TetR/AcrR family transcriptional regulator, with translation MLEAHHKQRRIRNSLSREEIRDVSLLILKEEGLDGLSMRKIANRLGCSVASPYSYYESQIDLVQDLIRTGEDELLSMLKKASADVKTGSAFDQLAAIARAYFHFASNNRELHKVMFVTDYGGVHRKAFPQLPKSYRFFLETVRIGFDSGEIPYPKNEYPAIARLMWSWMYGVIVLDMTGMLRKRKGAGNPIEEGISYFQKLLSKKPT, from the coding sequence ATGTTGGAAGCCCACCACAAACAAAGAAGGATTCGCAATAGCCTCTCCAGAGAGGAAATTAGAGATGTATCCCTCCTCATTTTAAAGGAAGAAGGACTCGATGGGCTTTCCATGCGTAAAATTGCGAACCGGCTCGGTTGTAGTGTAGCAAGCCCCTATTCTTATTACGAAAGCCAAATTGACCTTGTCCAAGATTTGATCCGAACGGGAGAGGATGAGCTTCTCTCGATGTTAAAAAAAGCAAGTGCTGATGTCAAAACGGGATCTGCGTTTGACCAATTGGCCGCGATTGCACGTGCCTATTTCCATTTTGCCAGTAACAACCGCGAACTTCACAAAGTGATGTTTGTTACCGACTATGGCGGAGTTCATAGAAAGGCATTCCCGCAACTTCCCAAAAGTTATCGGTTTTTTTTAGAAACAGTTAGAATTGGTTTTGATTCTGGCGAAATTCCATACCCTAAAAACGAATACCCTGCCATTGCAAGGTTGATGTGGAGTTGGATGTATGGTGTGATTGTATTGGATATGACAGGTATGCTCCGAAAAAGAAAAGGAGCAGGAAATCCGATCGAGGAAGGAATTTCCTACTTTCAGAAATTGCTTAGCAAAAAACCAACCTAG
- a CDS encoding alginate export family protein yields MLHQKKRVILFGFILVFSSGFLFSEPVEEKVPEKETPSKPYISPMKEKGLDPEFNRHMFVEPTLSKHSANSSQFWLNDVLRFGLYLRPRQESRYNLDFNASDKGYVDRTLQTSSLYFIFDPSPYVQAKVTLQDARVWGGESPASTGDIRANFFNNTADIYSRNQTNAVSVNQTSVREAFILLNKLPFQSKFQIGRQIWSYGDQRLIGGGNWTVNGLSFDGARLMFQFENAKIHFLMARPYWTQSGPNGVVSANDPKLNSAANGTDTTLLGTYNSYTIPDWVTFDFYSLGIVRKWKKNTTNVVTGLPESSQDDPLASNRSRQNQNLITTGFRITNRTKGNFLPEGKSWDFTWESAFQSGTSGRRIQDPYLKEYLPNEWDNARTEREKYTGQMHVFQTGYTFFKKLRLGGQVLFASGDKNRSDASVSTFQTLANPRFGVIPYFNNVAGISENINAQNLYSKSVSVTYSTEGYGEFQITYFQNDKAEKQDAWYAISGAPNSSSTIGEKNPTPVSFEKGSTENFSNQSYSSPYALGKRIYTELDLTWHGQINDFVSLWLGVGYLEAGDAVKNYRNSKIQYNRTTQSFEWNQNYLQAKNQLAREAYMVYAQINAAF; encoded by the coding sequence ATGCTACACCAAAAAAAAAGAGTTATCTTATTTGGTTTCATTTTGGTCTTTTCTAGTGGATTCCTCTTTTCAGAACCTGTAGAAGAAAAAGTTCCCGAAAAAGAAACTCCATCAAAACCTTATATTTCTCCCATGAAAGAGAAAGGATTAGATCCTGAATTCAATCGGCATATGTTTGTGGAACCTACGTTATCCAAACATTCTGCCAATTCTTCCCAATTTTGGTTGAATGATGTATTACGATTTGGATTGTACCTTCGCCCGCGCCAAGAGAGCCGTTATAATTTAGATTTTAATGCTTCTGACAAAGGTTATGTTGACCGAACCCTACAAACCTCATCTTTGTACTTTATATTTGATCCAAGTCCGTATGTCCAAGCCAAGGTGACTTTACAAGATGCAAGGGTTTGGGGAGGAGAGTCACCTGCATCAACTGGTGACATTCGAGCCAATTTTTTCAATAATACCGCGGATATTTATTCCCGAAACCAAACAAATGCAGTCTCAGTCAACCAAACGAGCGTTAGAGAAGCATTTATATTACTCAACAAATTACCATTCCAATCCAAATTCCAGATTGGAAGGCAAATTTGGTCCTATGGAGACCAAAGATTGATTGGTGGTGGTAACTGGACAGTGAATGGGTTATCCTTTGATGGCGCCAGACTCATGTTCCAATTTGAAAATGCCAAAATCCATTTTTTAATGGCTAGACCCTATTGGACACAGAGTGGACCCAATGGGGTTGTCTCTGCCAATGATCCAAAACTCAATTCAGCTGCAAATGGAACGGACACAACACTGTTGGGAACTTATAATAGTTATACGATTCCTGACTGGGTGACATTCGATTTTTATAGTTTAGGTATTGTTCGAAAATGGAAAAAAAATACGACAAATGTAGTTACGGGTCTACCCGAATCTTCGCAAGACGATCCCTTGGCATCAAATCGTAGCCGCCAAAACCAAAATCTGATCACAACTGGATTTCGAATTACAAATCGCACTAAAGGTAATTTTTTGCCAGAAGGTAAGTCTTGGGACTTTACTTGGGAATCAGCATTCCAATCAGGAACTTCTGGACGGAGAATCCAAGATCCTTACTTAAAAGAATACCTTCCGAATGAATGGGATAATGCCCGAACAGAAAGAGAAAAATATACAGGACAAATGCATGTTTTCCAAACTGGTTATACATTCTTTAAGAAACTAAGGTTAGGTGGACAGGTTTTATTTGCTTCAGGTGATAAAAATAGATCGGATGCTTCCGTCTCCACCTTCCAAACATTGGCAAATCCAAGATTTGGAGTGATTCCTTATTTTAATAACGTGGCTGGAATTTCTGAAAATATCAATGCTCAAAATTTATATTCTAAATCTGTGAGTGTAACCTACTCAACGGAAGGTTATGGTGAATTCCAAATCACCTATTTCCAAAATGATAAGGCAGAAAAACAAGATGCATGGTATGCAATCAGTGGTGCACCAAACTCTTCTTCCACGATCGGTGAAAAAAATCCAACCCCTGTGTCGTTTGAAAAAGGAAGTACAGAAAATTTCTCGAATCAATCGTATTCTTCTCCCTATGCTTTAGGCAAAAGGATTTATACAGAATTGGATCTGACTTGGCACGGACAAATCAATGATTTTGTTTCACTCTGGTTAGGTGTAGGTTACTTGGAAGCTGGTGATGCAGTTAAAAATTACAGAAATAGCAAAATCCAATACAATCGCACCACACAATCCTTTGAATGGAACCAAAACTATTTACAGGCAAAAAACCAACTCGCAAGAGAAGCCTACATGGTCTATGCCCAGATCAATGCTGCATTTTAG
- a CDS encoding AraC family transcriptional regulator, which produces MRILFRVYFSLVILLGMEGCLWKPEAFYGTNISHAVEFLAPVKGELPTLCTKNSIQTLKQMFWIQNESMDSLRSKRALNGQWLHFQLKNEMDMVSDFSILIQWINIPTAEICSENQKGEFSNTYNGYVWENWHGLLSPFPHFNVSLNPGETRDFYLFLVSNENLNFPIRTISNSSYRFIVLFRFLTFLFFLMVGIVSIGWAISEFIKSKEKIYLLILIHFLLFFFLVYSVHGKELSSLLGNGNNLFTHSYYLLLSINHFVFFLYLYSFVKFTNESLRHPIFFWLFAISGILYLLVPIFPRMYDYRIFILLTIFGSAAYFLRSTHMMLFTNQIDEEKSYFFGWAFFLFLLFLKTLFHFDFYPYQAFFIYAAVFYLPFLTAGSFLFLRNYEKRDKTKTRFRTFTNKIDTKEYKTKLESLLESDKIFLDVDCNEEMIAGRLGLTYHQLSELINIEYQFNFPTLLNLYKIKEAKRILIEKPELNVATVGKLAGFGSRSAFYLEFKKQCGVNPNQFRKSSSHHKKDKT; this is translated from the coding sequence ATGCGCATTCTATTTCGGGTTTACTTCTCCTTAGTCATTCTACTAGGAATGGAAGGATGTTTATGGAAACCGGAAGCATTTTACGGAACAAATATCAGTCATGCAGTAGAATTTTTGGCACCTGTAAAAGGTGAATTACCTACTCTCTGTACCAAAAACTCAATCCAAACTTTGAAACAAATGTTTTGGATCCAAAATGAATCAATGGATTCATTAAGAAGCAAACGGGCGCTAAATGGCCAATGGCTCCATTTTCAATTGAAAAATGAAATGGATATGGTTTCCGATTTCAGCATTCTCATCCAATGGATCAACATTCCCACCGCTGAAATCTGTTCGGAAAACCAAAAAGGGGAATTTTCCAATACATACAATGGTTATGTTTGGGAAAACTGGCATGGACTTTTGTCACCTTTCCCACATTTTAATGTTTCGTTAAATCCAGGTGAAACTCGCGATTTTTATCTTTTCCTAGTATCAAATGAGAATCTAAATTTTCCCATTAGAACAATATCCAATTCAAGTTATCGTTTCATCGTTCTCTTTCGATTTCTAACCTTTTTGTTTTTTTTGATGGTCGGGATTGTTTCTATCGGTTGGGCAATTTCTGAATTCATCAAATCAAAAGAAAAAATTTACCTTCTGATCCTTATTCATTTTTTATTATTTTTCTTTTTAGTTTACTCTGTACATGGAAAGGAGTTGTCTTCTCTTTTGGGGAATGGAAACAATCTTTTCACACATTCATACTACTTATTGTTATCAATTAATCACTTTGTATTCTTTTTGTATCTCTACAGTTTTGTTAAATTTACAAACGAAAGTTTAAGACATCCAATTTTCTTTTGGTTGTTTGCCATCTCTGGAATCTTATACCTTCTTGTTCCCATTTTCCCAAGAATGTATGATTATAGAATTTTTATCCTACTCACCATCTTTGGGTCCGCAGCTTATTTTTTACGTAGCACCCATATGATGCTCTTCACAAACCAAATTGATGAAGAAAAAAGTTATTTTTTCGGTTGGGCTTTCTTTTTGTTTTTATTGTTTCTAAAAACTTTATTCCATTTTGATTTTTATCCTTACCAAGCTTTTTTCATTTATGCTGCTGTGTTTTACCTTCCATTTTTGACAGCTGGTAGTTTCTTATTTTTAAGAAACTATGAAAAACGCGATAAGACAAAAACAAGATTTCGAACATTCACAAATAAAATTGATACGAAAGAATATAAAACAAAATTAGAATCATTATTAGAATCAGACAAAATTTTTCTGGATGTTGACTGCAATGAAGAGATGATAGCGGGCCGTTTGGGGCTAACCTATCACCAATTAAGCGAGTTGATTAATATTGAGTATCAATTTAATTTTCCAACTCTGCTAAACTTATACAAAATTAAGGAAGCAAAAAGAATTCTAATCGAAAAACCAGAATTAAACGTCGCTACAGTTGGAAAACTGGCCGGTTTTGGTTCGAGATCCGCATTTTATTTAGAATTTAAAAAACAATGCGGAGTGAATCCCAATCAATTCAGAAAGTCTTCGTCTCATCATAAAAAAGATAAAACATAA
- a CDS encoding slr1658 superfamily regulator — protein sequence MNQKAPIIIGEYHIIPENLPADGQLRLVFQPIDMTTYWRRCGLTANFVAGFYSYCYEASETKANSLSTIINELLENASKFSKAREGRINVELKQYGNLLRIDVLNVASKTLRDSFELFVNKLISENVEEMYFSTLETKEDGDTKSGLGLLMMLKDYPVRFGYSFTEIDADTHEITVRAIINVEEI from the coding sequence TTGAACCAAAAGGCACCCATCATCATCGGTGAATACCACATCATTCCAGAGAATTTGCCTGCGGATGGCCAACTGAGATTGGTATTCCAACCGATCGATATGACCACCTATTGGCGCCGATGTGGTCTCACAGCCAATTTCGTTGCAGGATTTTATTCCTATTGTTACGAAGCAAGTGAAACCAAAGCCAATTCACTTTCCACGATCATCAATGAACTTTTAGAAAATGCCTCTAAATTCTCTAAAGCAAGAGAAGGCAGAATCAACGTAGAATTAAAACAATATGGAAATCTTTTAAGAATTGATGTTTTAAATGTGGCGTCAAAAACCTTAAGAGATAGTTTTGAGCTTTTTGTGAACAAACTCATATCAGAAAACGTGGAGGAGATGTATTTTTCTACACTCGAAACCAAAGAAGATGGAGATACCAAGTCTGGACTTGGTCTTCTCATGATGTTAAAAGACTATCCAGTTCGATTTGGTTATAGTTTCACTGAGATCGATGCCGATACTCATGAAATCACGGTAAGAGCAATTATCAACGTAGAAGAGATATAA
- a CDS encoding sodium-dependent bicarbonate transport family permease has product MDLHNALNNILNPPVLFFFLGMGVVFFKSDLRITEGVSKFLSLYLLFSIGFKGGHELFKSPFAEEHLLTLIACMFMACFVPVYSYFIFRLKLDHANSAALAGSFGSISAVTFVTAGAFLHSYGFEYQGFIVAGMALMESPAIVIAVIIDRLGKKKQNGNPSEKIQWKQLLHEAFFSSSVYILIGALIVGYLSGESGWNTTKPFTEDIFKGLLTFFLLDKGIDAAKQMRELKKVGFFLVGSTVIIMFINVVIAIFLTKIIQMPIGDALMFVVLCASASYIAVPAAMKDSIPEASPSIYLTVALSIVFPINIIIGIPVYFYLLKGL; this is encoded by the coding sequence ATGGATTTGCACAACGCTCTGAATAATATTTTAAACCCACCCGTACTATTTTTCTTTTTAGGAATGGGTGTTGTATTCTTTAAATCGGATCTCCGCATAACAGAAGGAGTTTCAAAATTTCTATCCTTATACTTATTATTCTCCATTGGATTTAAAGGTGGGCACGAATTATTTAAATCACCTTTCGCGGAAGAACATTTACTTACACTCATTGCATGTATGTTTATGGCATGTTTTGTTCCCGTATATTCATACTTCATCTTTCGCTTGAAATTAGACCATGCCAATTCTGCAGCACTTGCTGGAAGTTTTGGTTCGATCAGTGCTGTAACGTTTGTAACAGCGGGAGCCTTTTTACATAGTTACGGATTTGAATACCAAGGTTTCATTGTTGCTGGAATGGCACTTATGGAATCACCTGCCATTGTCATCGCTGTTATCATCGATCGCCTTGGTAAGAAAAAACAAAACGGAAATCCTAGTGAAAAAATCCAATGGAAACAATTGCTACATGAAGCTTTTTTTAGTTCATCTGTCTATATCTTAATTGGTGCATTAATCGTAGGATATCTGTCAGGTGAGTCTGGATGGAATACGACAAAACCGTTTACAGAAGATATCTTCAAAGGACTTCTTACATTTTTCCTTTTGGACAAAGGAATCGATGCCGCTAAACAAATGCGCGAGTTAAAAAAAGTTGGTTTTTTCTTAGTTGGATCAACAGTCATCATCATGTTTATCAATGTTGTGATCGCGATCTTTTTGACAAAAATCATTCAGATGCCAATCGGTGATGCATTAATGTTTGTTGTTCTTTGTGCATCTGCTTCTTATATTGCAGTTCCTGCTGCGATGAAAGATTCAATTCCAGAAGCAAGCCCGAGTATTTACTTAACAGTTGCCTTATCGATTGTTTTCCCAATCAATATCATCATAGGTATACCAGTTTATTTTTATTTATTGAAAGGATTATAA